A stretch of the Streptomyces sp. NBC_01428 genome encodes the following:
- a CDS encoding dipeptide ABC transporter ATP-binding protein, protein MKALRTTRTHDAETSTAVTNTPTPNDHAKDRPAAEPQDEGTPLLRVRGLSVSYRTRGGTVRAVSGVDLDVWPGQVTAVVGESGSGKSTTAHAITRLLAANGSIDAGTIRFGRHDDLTALSERELRAVRGTSIGLVPQDPTVSLNPVKRIGEQVAEVLRIHGLASRRSAASEAVGVLERAGMPDAATRARQYPHELSGGMRQRALIAIAIAGRPRLIIADEPTSALDVTVQRVILDHLEHLAQESDTAVLLVTHDLGVAADRAGRIVVMSQGRVVEAGRTADVLENPQDPYTRQLLASAPSLNTARPRVTVTGAAPSASPADTPLLELHNVVKEFRLPAAPESPRTLRAVDDVSLTLRRGRTLALVGESGSGKSTTARLALRLTDPTDGRVLFDGEDVTDARGSQARQLRRRAQLVYQNPYASLDPRFSVGEVITEPLRAFKVGDGASRRARARDLLDRVALPASMLGRRPAELSGGQRQRVAIARALALSPDLVVCDEPVSALDVSVQAQVLDLLAELQADTSVAYLFISHDLAVVRQIAHEVAVMRSGRIVETGTTEELFADPRHDYTRELLAAIPGGRHSLPAAPSVARQTPPEGDSVDLIKEHI, encoded by the coding sequence ATGAAAGCCCTCCGCACGACACGGACCCACGACGCCGAGACGAGCACCGCCGTGACGAACACGCCCACGCCGAACGACCACGCGAAGGACCGACCCGCCGCCGAACCGCAGGACGAGGGCACCCCGCTGCTCCGCGTACGGGGCCTGTCGGTCTCGTACCGGACCCGCGGAGGCACCGTACGAGCGGTGAGCGGGGTCGACCTCGACGTGTGGCCGGGCCAGGTGACGGCGGTGGTCGGGGAGTCGGGCTCGGGCAAGAGCACGACGGCGCACGCGATCACCCGACTGCTGGCGGCGAACGGGAGCATCGACGCCGGGACGATCCGCTTCGGCCGCCACGACGACCTCACCGCGCTCTCGGAGCGCGAACTGCGGGCCGTACGCGGCACGAGCATCGGCTTGGTGCCCCAGGATCCGACGGTGTCGCTGAACCCCGTCAAGCGCATCGGTGAGCAGGTCGCCGAGGTGCTGCGCATCCACGGCCTGGCCTCACGACGCTCCGCCGCGTCGGAGGCGGTCGGCGTTCTGGAACGCGCCGGAATGCCCGACGCGGCCACCCGCGCCCGGCAGTACCCGCACGAACTGTCCGGCGGGATGCGCCAGCGTGCCCTGATCGCCATCGCCATCGCGGGCAGGCCCCGGCTGATCATCGCCGACGAGCCGACCAGCGCCCTGGACGTGACCGTGCAGCGCGTCATCCTCGACCATCTGGAGCACCTCGCACAGGAGTCGGACACCGCGGTCCTGCTGGTGACGCACGACCTGGGCGTCGCCGCCGACCGGGCCGGGCGGATCGTCGTCATGTCCCAGGGCCGCGTCGTGGAGGCCGGCCGCACCGCCGACGTGCTGGAGAACCCGCAAGACCCCTACACCAGGCAGTTGTTGGCCAGTGCCCCGAGCCTGAACACCGCCCGCCCCCGCGTCACGGTCACCGGGGCCGCCCCGTCCGCGAGCCCTGCCGACACACCCCTGCTCGAACTCCACAACGTCGTCAAGGAGTTCAGGCTGCCCGCCGCCCCCGAGTCGCCGCGCACCCTGCGCGCGGTCGACGACGTCAGCCTCACACTGCGCCGAGGCCGCACGCTCGCGCTGGTCGGCGAGTCCGGCTCCGGGAAGTCCACCACCGCGCGGCTGGCACTCCGGCTGACCGATCCGACCGACGGGCGGGTCCTGTTCGACGGCGAGGACGTCACCGACGCCCGCGGTTCGCAGGCCAGGCAGCTCCGCAGGCGCGCCCAACTCGTCTACCAGAACCCGTACGCCTCACTGGATCCCCGGTTCTCCGTCGGCGAAGTGATCACCGAGCCGCTGCGGGCCTTCAAGGTGGGGGACGGTGCCTCCCGTCGGGCCCGGGCGCGCGACCTGCTCGACCGGGTCGCCCTCCCCGCCTCGATGCTCGGCCGCCGCCCGGCGGAGCTGTCCGGCGGGCAGCGCCAGCGCGTGGCGATCGCCCGCGCGCTCGCCCTGTCGCCCGACCTGGTCGTGTGCGACGAACCGGTGTCCGCGCTCGACGTGTCCGTCCAGGCCCAGGTCCTCGACCTGCTCGCGGAACTGCAGGCCGACACCTCGGTGGCGTACCTCTTCATCTCGCACGACCTGGCCGTCGTACGGCAGATCGCGCACGAGGTCGCGGTGATGCGGTCCGGTCGTATCGTCGAGACCGGTACCACCGAGGAGCTGTTCGCCGACCCCCGTCACGACTACACCCGCGAGCTGCTGGCCGCGATCCCCGGCGGC